The following are encoded together in the Erwinia sp. E602 genome:
- the thiQ gene encoding thiamine ABC transporter ATP-binding protein ThiQ, giving the protein MLNLTNLTWLYQHLPMRFTFSAQAGERLAILGPSGAGKSTLLSLIAGFLNAESGSLQLNGAEHRHTPPAQRPVSMLFQENNLFPHLTVAENIGLGLHPGLKLNPQQKQQMQEIARRVGLAEHLPRLPHQLSGGQRQRAALARCLVRQQPILLLDEPFSALDPALRKEMLALVDEVCRERNITLLMVSHSVEDAAQIAPRSLLIVDGRVYWDGSTAQLQRGEVSAAAVLGIAYRPG; this is encoded by the coding sequence ATGCTAAACCTGACTAACCTCACCTGGCTCTATCAGCACCTGCCGATGCGCTTTACCTTCAGCGCGCAGGCCGGCGAAAGGCTGGCGATCCTTGGCCCCAGCGGCGCGGGTAAAAGCACCCTGCTCAGCCTGATCGCCGGCTTTCTCAACGCCGAAAGCGGCAGCCTGCAGCTGAACGGCGCGGAGCACCGCCACACGCCGCCCGCGCAGCGCCCGGTGTCGATGCTGTTCCAGGAAAATAACCTGTTTCCCCACCTGACGGTGGCGGAGAATATCGGCCTCGGCCTGCATCCGGGGCTGAAGCTGAACCCGCAGCAGAAGCAGCAGATGCAGGAGATCGCCCGCCGCGTCGGGCTGGCAGAGCATCTGCCCCGGCTGCCGCATCAGCTCTCCGGCGGCCAGCGTCAGCGCGCCGCGCTCGCCCGCTGCCTGGTGCGGCAGCAGCCGATCCTGCTGCTGGACGAGCCGTTCTCAGCGCTGGACCCGGCGCTGCGTAAGGAGATGCTGGCACTGGTCGATGAGGTGTGCCGCGAGCGCAATATCACCCTGCTGATGGTATCGCACAGCGTCGAGGATGCCGCACAGATCGCGCCACGCAGCCTGCTGATCGTAGACGGGCGGGTTTACTGGGACGGCAGCACCGCACAGCTGCAGCGCGGTGAGGTGAGTGCCGCGGCGGTGCTGGGCATCGCTTACCGGCCCGGATAA
- a CDS encoding DedA family protein, with protein MEAWLEHLITQSLAYALLAVGLVAFLESLALVGLLLPGTVMMASLGALIGSGQMGLYPAWLVGTIGCLLGDWISYLLGWKFKGPLHRWSFIKKHHSLMSKTEHALHQHSMLTIMVGRFVGPTRPLIPLVAGMLELPVRKFIPPNIIGCILWPPLYFLPGILAGVAIDVPKDASSGLFKWLLLAVAILVWLGVWLGWRWLRSGKQQDWATAYLPAARLRWLGPLGLLVAVGSFTAIQFHPMMPMFRHLLWQVFF; from the coding sequence ATGGAAGCCTGGCTGGAACACTTAATTACGCAATCGCTGGCGTATGCGCTGCTGGCCGTGGGGCTGGTGGCTTTTCTGGAGTCGCTGGCGCTGGTTGGGCTGCTGCTGCCCGGCACGGTGATGATGGCCTCGCTGGGGGCGTTAATCGGCAGCGGCCAGATGGGGCTCTATCCGGCGTGGCTGGTGGGCACCATTGGCTGCCTGCTGGGCGACTGGATCTCCTACCTGCTGGGCTGGAAATTTAAAGGGCCGCTGCACCGCTGGTCGTTTATTAAAAAGCACCACTCGCTGATGAGCAAAACCGAGCATGCGCTGCACCAGCACAGCATGCTGACCATTATGGTCGGCCGCTTTGTCGGGCCGACCCGCCCGCTTATCCCGCTGGTGGCGGGGATGCTGGAGCTGCCGGTGCGCAAGTTTATTCCGCCGAATATCATCGGCTGCATCCTCTGGCCGCCGCTCTACTTCCTGCCGGGCATTCTGGCCGGGGTGGCGATCGACGTGCCGAAGGACGCCAGCAGCGGCCTGTTTAAATGGCTGCTGTTAGCGGTGGCGATCCTGGTGTGGCTGGGCGTCTGGCTCGGCTGGCGCTGGCTGCGCAGCGGTAAGCAGCAGGACTGGGCGACGGCGTACCTGCCGGCGGCGCGGCTGCGCTGGCTGGGGCCGCTCGGGCTGCTGGTCGCCGTTGGCAGCTTTACGGCCATTCAGTTCCACCCGATGATGCCGATGTTCCGGCACCTGCTGTGGCAGGTCTTCTTCTGA
- the polB gene encoding DNA polymerase II has protein sequence MNDPRAGFLLTRHWRDTPAGSEVTLWLATDAGPQQVVLPAQESVAFVPVEQQAAAERLLANERDWRFAPLTLKDFRQRPVAGLYCRQQRQLMKLEKLLRENDITVYEADIRPPERYLMERFITAPVWFSGRPDGNRLTDARLKPHPDYRPPLKWVSLDIETTRHGELYCIGLEGCGRRDVFMLGPPNGDASRLDFNLEYLSSRPALLERLNAWFAEHDPDVLIGWNVVQFDLRVLQKHADRYGIPLRLGRGHHPALEWREHGFKPGVFFAQASGRLIIDGIEALKSAFWNFDSFSLEAVSRELLGEGKAIGNPWQRMEEINQRFAEDKPALAHYNLKDCELVTRIFQHTELMPFLLERASVNGLAVDRHGGSVAAFSHLYLPRMHRAGYVAPNMGELASEASPGGYVMDSRPGLYDSVLVLDYKSLYPAIIRTFLIDPVGLVEGLAHPDDADSVAGFRHARFSRSRHCLPEIVSQIWQGRDAAKRAGNKPLSQALKIIMNAFYGVLGTSACRFFDPRLASSITLRGHEIMLQTRELIEAEGYDVIYGDTDSTFVWLKSPHDEATAAAIGQRLVAKVNDWWRQHLKTEFDLESALELEYETHFSRFLMPTIRGAEQGSKKRYAGLIRTDGGERMVFKGLETVRTDWTPLAQQFQQALYLKIFTGQPWQDYIRDTVARLLNGELDDLLVYSKRLRRPLGDYQRNVPPHVRAARIADEYHQKLERPLLYQNGGKIRYVMATSGPEPLEVRSTPLDYDHYVSRQLQPVADGILPFVQDDFARLITGQLGLF, from the coding sequence GTGAACGACCCACGCGCAGGATTTCTGTTAACCCGCCACTGGCGGGACACGCCGGCCGGCAGCGAAGTGACGCTGTGGCTGGCCACCGACGCCGGTCCGCAGCAGGTGGTGCTGCCTGCGCAGGAGTCGGTAGCCTTTGTGCCGGTAGAACAGCAGGCGGCGGCGGAGCGCCTGCTGGCGAACGAACGCGACTGGCGTTTCGCCCCGCTGACGCTGAAAGACTTCCGCCAGCGGCCGGTGGCCGGCCTCTACTGTCGCCAGCAGCGCCAGCTGATGAAGCTGGAGAAACTGCTGCGCGAAAACGACATCACCGTATACGAGGCCGATATCCGCCCGCCGGAGCGCTACCTGATGGAGCGTTTTATCACCGCGCCGGTGTGGTTCAGCGGCAGGCCGGACGGCAACCGTCTGACCGACGCGCGGCTCAAGCCGCACCCCGATTACCGCCCGCCGCTGAAGTGGGTGTCGCTGGATATTGAAACCACCCGTCACGGCGAACTTTACTGCATTGGCCTGGAGGGCTGCGGGCGGCGCGATGTCTTTATGCTCGGGCCGCCGAACGGCGATGCCAGCCGGCTGGACTTTAATCTTGAGTACCTGAGCAGCCGTCCCGCCCTGCTGGAGCGCCTGAACGCCTGGTTTGCCGAACACGATCCGGACGTGCTGATCGGCTGGAACGTAGTGCAGTTCGACTTAAGGGTGCTGCAGAAGCACGCCGACCGCTACGGCATCCCGCTGCGACTGGGGCGCGGCCATCATCCGGCGCTGGAGTGGCGCGAGCACGGCTTTAAGCCCGGCGTGTTCTTCGCTCAGGCCAGCGGTCGGCTGATTATCGACGGCATTGAAGCGCTAAAGTCGGCGTTCTGGAACTTTGACTCCTTCAGCCTGGAGGCGGTCTCCCGCGAGCTGCTGGGGGAAGGCAAGGCGATCGGCAACCCGTGGCAGCGCATGGAGGAGATCAACCAGCGCTTCGCCGAAGACAAACCGGCGCTGGCGCACTACAACCTGAAAGACTGCGAGCTGGTGACGCGCATTTTCCAGCACACCGAGCTGATGCCGTTTCTGCTGGAGCGCGCCTCGGTCAACGGCCTGGCGGTGGATCGCCACGGCGGTTCGGTGGCGGCGTTCAGCCACCTTTATTTGCCGCGCATGCACCGCGCCGGCTACGTCGCGCCGAATATGGGCGAGCTGGCGTCGGAAGCCAGCCCCGGCGGCTACGTGATGGACTCGCGCCCCGGCCTGTACGACTCGGTGCTGGTGCTCGACTACAAGAGCCTGTATCCGGCGATTATCCGCACCTTCCTGATCGACCCGGTCGGCCTGGTGGAGGGGCTGGCGCACCCGGACGACGCCGATTCGGTGGCCGGTTTCCGCCACGCGCGCTTCTCGCGCAGCCGCCACTGCCTGCCGGAGATCGTCAGCCAGATCTGGCAGGGGCGCGACGCGGCCAAGCGCGCCGGCAACAAGCCGCTGTCGCAGGCGCTGAAGATCATTATGAACGCCTTCTACGGCGTGCTCGGCACCAGCGCCTGCCGCTTCTTCGATCCGCGCCTCGCCTCGTCGATCACCCTGCGCGGCCACGAGATCATGCTGCAGACCCGCGAACTGATCGAGGCGGAAGGCTATGACGTGATTTACGGCGATACCGACTCCACCTTTGTCTGGCTGAAGTCGCCCCACGACGAGGCGACGGCGGCGGCGATCGGCCAGCGGCTGGTGGCGAAGGTTAACGACTGGTGGCGGCAGCATCTGAAAACCGAATTCGATCTTGAGAGCGCGCTGGAGCTGGAATATGAAACTCATTTCAGCCGCTTTCTGATGCCAACCATCCGCGGTGCCGAACAGGGCAGCAAGAAACGCTACGCCGGACTGATCCGCACCGACGGCGGTGAACGTATGGTGTTTAAAGGGCTGGAGACGGTCCGCACCGACTGGACCCCGCTGGCGCAGCAGTTCCAGCAGGCGCTGTACCTGAAAATTTTTACCGGCCAGCCCTGGCAGGACTATATCCGCGACACCGTGGCACGGCTGCTGAACGGCGAACTGGACGACCTGCTGGTGTACAGCAAGCGGCTGCGTCGCCCGCTCGGCGACTACCAGCGTAACGTACCACCGCACGTGCGCGCCGCGCGCATCGCCGATGAGTATCATCAGAAGCTCGAAAGGCCGCTGCTCTACCAGAACGGCGGCAAAATCCGCTACGTGATGGCCACCTCCGGCCCCGAGCCGCTGGAGGTGCGCAGCACGCCGCTGGACTACGATCACTATGTCTCCCGCCAGCTGCAGCCGGTGGCGGATGGCATCCTGCCCTTTGTGCAGGATGACTTTGCCAGACTGATAACCGGGCAGCTGGGCCTGTTTTGA
- the rapA gene encoding RNA polymerase-associated protein RapA, whose amino-acid sequence MPFTLGQRWISDTESELGLGTVVAVDTRMVTVMFPATGENRLYSRNDSPITRVVFNPGDTVTSHEGWQLIVDEVQTDNGVVSYFGTRTDTGETGVRLREVMLDSKLVFGKPQDRLFAGQLDRMDRFALRFRARKYQSEQYRLPISGLRGMRTSLIPHQLHIAHDVGRRHAPRVLLADEVGLGKTIEAGMIIHQQLLAGRAERILIVVPETLQHQWLVEMLRRFNLRFALFDDDRYAEAQHDSDNPFETEQMIICSLDFVRRNKQRLEKLADAEWDLMVVDEAHHLVWSEEAPSREYQVIEQLAENIPGVLLLTATPEQLGLESHFARLRLLDPDRFHDFAAFVEEQKHFQPIADAVSMLLADKTISNDELNLLNDLMGEQDIEPLLQVANSDREGKLEARQELISMLMDRHGTSRVLFRNTRGGVKGFPKRELHQIRLPLPTQYQTAIKVSGIMSARKSADERARDMLYPEQIYQEFEGDSGTWWNFDPRVEWLLGFLTSNRDKKVLVICAKAATALQLEQVLREREAIRAAVFHEGLSIIERDRAAAWFASEEDGAQVLLCSEIGSEGRNFQFASQLVMFDLPFNPDLLEQRIGRLDRIGQMHDIQIHVPYLERTAQAVLVQWFHEGLDAFEHTCPTGRTVYDSVYAQLIAYLAAPENSEGLAEFIAGCRKQHDGLKAQLEQGRDRLLELNSNGGEKAQALAAQIAEQDNDIELVNFALNLFDIVGINQEDRSDNLIVLTPGDHMLVPDFPGLPEDGCTITFDRNQALSREDAQYVSWEHPIIRNGLDLILSGDTGSCALSLLKNKALPAGTLLLELVWVVEAQAPKHLQLTRFLPPTPVRMLVDRNGNNLAAKVEFESFNRQLNAINRHTGSKLVNAVQQDVHEIIKLSEEPAAVEARKLIDAARAEASDKLGAELSRLQALSAVNPNIRQDEIDALESNREQVLASLDDAGWRLDALRLIVVAHQ is encoded by the coding sequence ATGCCTTTTACACTTGGTCAACGCTGGATAAGCGATACGGAAAGCGAGCTGGGATTAGGAACCGTGGTTGCGGTGGATACCCGCATGGTCACGGTGATGTTCCCTGCCACCGGTGAAAACCGTCTCTACTCCAGAAATGATTCGCCGATCACCCGCGTGGTGTTTAACCCGGGCGATACCGTCACCAGCCACGAAGGCTGGCAGCTCATCGTTGACGAAGTACAAACCGACAACGGCGTGGTCAGCTATTTCGGCACCCGCACCGACACCGGCGAGACCGGGGTACGCCTGCGGGAAGTGATGCTCGACAGCAAGCTGGTGTTTGGCAAGCCGCAGGATCGCCTGTTCGCCGGCCAGCTTGACCGCATGGACCGTTTTGCGCTGCGCTTCCGCGCGCGCAAATATCAGAGCGAGCAGTACCGCCTGCCGATCAGCGGCCTGCGCGGCATGCGCACCAGCCTGATCCCGCACCAGCTGCACATCGCACACGACGTTGGCCGCCGCCACGCGCCGCGCGTGCTGCTGGCCGATGAAGTGGGTCTGGGTAAAACCATTGAAGCCGGGATGATCATCCACCAGCAGCTGCTGGCCGGCCGCGCCGAGCGTATTCTGATCGTGGTGCCGGAAACCCTGCAGCACCAGTGGCTGGTTGAGATGCTGCGCCGCTTCAACCTGCGCTTTGCGCTGTTTGATGACGACCGCTACGCCGAAGCGCAGCACGATAGCGACAACCCGTTTGAAACCGAGCAGATGATTATCTGTTCGCTGGACTTCGTACGCCGCAACAAGCAGCGCCTGGAGAAGCTGGCCGACGCCGAGTGGGACCTGATGGTGGTCGATGAAGCCCACCACCTGGTGTGGTCGGAAGAGGCACCGAGCCGCGAGTATCAGGTGATTGAACAGCTGGCGGAAAATATTCCCGGCGTTCTGCTGCTGACCGCCACCCCGGAACAGCTGGGTCTGGAGAGCCACTTTGCCCGCCTGCGCCTGCTGGATCCGGACCGCTTCCACGATTTCGCGGCCTTTGTTGAAGAGCAGAAGCACTTCCAGCCGATCGCCGACGCGGTATCGATGCTGCTGGCCGATAAAACCATCAGCAACGACGAGCTGAACCTGCTGAACGACCTGATGGGCGAGCAGGATATCGAGCCGCTGCTGCAGGTGGCCAACAGCGATCGTGAAGGCAAGCTGGAGGCCCGTCAGGAGCTGATCAGCATGCTGATGGATCGCCACGGCACCAGCCGCGTGCTGTTCCGTAACACCCGCGGCGGCGTAAAGGGCTTCCCGAAACGCGAACTGCACCAGATCCGCCTGCCGCTGCCGACCCAGTACCAGACCGCGATTAAGGTCTCCGGCATCATGAGCGCCCGCAAATCTGCCGACGAGCGCGCGCGCGATATGCTCTATCCGGAGCAGATTTATCAGGAATTTGAAGGCGACAGCGGCACCTGGTGGAACTTCGACCCGCGCGTTGAGTGGCTGCTCGGCTTCCTGACCAGCAACCGCGACAAGAAAGTGCTGGTGATCTGCGCCAAGGCGGCCACCGCGCTGCAGCTGGAGCAGGTGCTGCGCGAGCGCGAAGCGATCCGTGCCGCCGTGTTCCATGAAGGGCTGTCGATTATCGAGCGTGACCGCGCCGCCGCGTGGTTCGCCTCTGAAGAGGACGGTGCCCAGGTGCTGCTCTGTTCGGAGATCGGCTCCGAAGGCCGCAACTTCCAGTTCGCCAGCCAGCTGGTGATGTTCGACCTGCCGTTTAACCCGGACCTGCTGGAGCAGCGTATCGGCCGTCTGGACCGTATCGGCCAGATGCACGATATTCAGATCCACGTGCCGTATCTGGAACGTACCGCGCAGGCGGTGCTGGTGCAGTGGTTCCACGAAGGGCTGGACGCCTTCGAACACACCTGCCCGACCGGCCGTACCGTCTATGACAGCGTCTATGCACAGCTGATCGCGTACCTCGCCGCGCCGGAAAACAGCGAAGGGCTGGCAGAGTTTATCGCCGGCTGCCGCAAACAGCATGACGGGTTGAAGGCGCAGCTGGAACAGGGCCGCGACCGTCTGCTGGAGCTCAACTCCAACGGCGGCGAGAAGGCGCAGGCGCTGGCCGCACAGATCGCCGAACAGGATAACGACATCGAGCTGGTGAACTTCGCGCTCAACCTGTTCGATATCGTCGGCATTAACCAGGAAGACCGCAGCGATAACCTGATCGTGCTGACCCCCGGCGACCATATGCTGGTGCCGGACTTCCCGGGCCTGCCGGAAGATGGCTGCACCATCACCTTCGACCGTAACCAGGCGCTGTCGCGTGAAGACGCGCAGTACGTCAGCTGGGAGCACCCGATCATCCGCAACGGTCTGGATCTGATCCTCTCCGGCGACACCGGCAGCTGCGCGCTGTCGCTGCTGAAAAACAAGGCGCTGCCGGCCGGCACGCTGCTGCTGGAGCTGGTCTGGGTGGTGGAAGCGCAGGCGCCGAAGCACCTGCAGCTGACCCGCTTCCTGCCGCCAACCCCGGTGCGCATGCTGGTCGACCGTAACGGCAATAACCTGGCGGCCAAAGTGGAGTTTGAAAGCTTTAACCGCCAGCTGAACGCCATCAACCGCCACACCGGCAGCAAGCTGGTCAACGCGGTGCAGCAGGACGTGCATGAGATTATCAAGCTGTCCGAGGAGCCGGCGGCGGTGGAAGCGCGTAAGCTGATCGATGCCGCCCGTGCGGAAGCCAGCGATAAGCTGGGTGCGGAGCTTTCCCGCCTGCAGGCGCTGAGCGCCGTCAACCCGAACATCCGTCAGGATGAGATTGACGCGCTGGAAAGCAACCGCGAGCAGGTGCTGGCCAGCCTGGATGATGCCGGCTGGCGCCTGGATGCGCTGCGTCTTATCGTGGTCGCTCACCAGTAA
- the rluA gene encoding bifunctional tRNA pseudouridine(32) synthase/23S rRNA pseudouridine(746) synthase RluA — MLMMEPYNPPSEPWLHILYQDEHIMVVNKPSGLLSVPGRLEEHKDSIMTRVQRDFPAAESVHRLDMATSGVMVVALNKAAERELKRQFREREPQKTYVARVWGVPQPEKGLVDLPLICDWPNRPKQKVCFETGKSAQTEYQVLEVAENWARVQLKPITGRSHQLRVHMLALGHPILGDRFYAHDEALAMAPRLQLHAESLSITHPQYGTPMTFRQPAAF, encoded by the coding sequence ATGCTTATGATGGAACCTTACAACCCGCCGTCCGAACCCTGGCTGCATATTCTCTACCAGGATGAGCACATTATGGTGGTCAACAAACCCAGCGGGCTGCTCTCCGTACCCGGACGTCTGGAGGAGCACAAGGACAGCATAATGACGCGCGTCCAGCGTGACTTCCCGGCGGCGGAGTCGGTGCACAGGCTGGATATGGCGACCAGCGGCGTGATGGTGGTGGCGCTGAACAAAGCGGCGGAGCGTGAGCTGAAGCGCCAGTTCCGCGAGCGTGAGCCGCAGAAAACCTACGTCGCCCGCGTGTGGGGGGTGCCGCAGCCGGAAAAAGGGCTGGTGGACCTGCCGCTGATTTGTGACTGGCCGAACCGGCCAAAGCAGAAGGTCTGTTTTGAAACCGGTAAGTCGGCGCAGACGGAGTATCAGGTGCTGGAGGTGGCAGAGAACTGGGCGCGGGTGCAGCTGAAGCCGATCACCGGTCGCTCGCACCAGCTGCGCGTGCATATGCTGGCGCTGGGGCACCCGATTCTCGGCGATCGTTTCTATGCCCACGATGAGGCGTTAGCGATGGCGCCCCGTCTGCAGCTGCACGCCGAAAGCCTGAGCATCACCCATCCGCAGTACGGCACGCCGATGACCTTTCGCCAGCCGGCGGCGTTTTAA
- the djlA gene encoding co-chaperone DjlA: MRYWGKVLGLVLGLLSGAGFWGVVFGLLVGHLVDKARSTRRQGYFANQQTRQALFFSTTFQVMGHLTKSKGRVTDADIQMASLLMDRMQMQGASRTAAQQAFREGKEGDYPLREKLRELRSACFGRFDLIRMFLEIQIQAAFADGSLHPNERQVLYVIAEELGISRHQFYRFLRMMEGGQQFGGGGYGYQGGHSSQGGYTGAQRGPTLDDACNVLGVKSSDDATTIKRAYRKLMSEHHPDKLVAKGLPPQMMEMAKQKAQEIQAAYDLIKREKGFK, encoded by the coding sequence ATGCGCTATTGGGGAAAAGTATTGGGACTTGTGCTGGGTTTATTGTCCGGCGCGGGCTTCTGGGGCGTAGTTTTTGGCCTGCTGGTCGGCCATCTGGTTGATAAAGCGCGTTCAACGCGGCGTCAGGGTTATTTTGCCAACCAGCAAACCCGTCAGGCGCTGTTTTTCAGCACCACCTTCCAGGTGATGGGGCATCTGACCAAATCGAAAGGCCGGGTCACGGATGCCGATATCCAGATGGCATCGCTGCTGATGGACCGCATGCAAATGCAGGGCGCCAGCCGTACCGCAGCCCAGCAGGCGTTCCGTGAAGGTAAAGAGGGTGACTACCCGCTGCGCGAAAAATTGCGTGAGCTGCGCAGCGCCTGCTTTGGTCGCTTCGATCTGATTCGCATGTTTCTGGAGATCCAGATTCAGGCGGCGTTTGCCGACGGCTCGCTGCACCCCAACGAGCGCCAGGTGCTGTATGTGATCGCCGAAGAGCTGGGGATCTCCCGTCATCAGTTCTATCGGTTCCTGCGCATGATGGAAGGCGGCCAGCAGTTTGGCGGCGGCGGGTACGGTTATCAGGGTGGCCACTCCTCACAGGGCGGGTACACCGGAGCGCAGCGCGGCCCAACGCTTGATGATGCCTGTAACGTACTGGGGGTGAAGAGCAGCGATGATGCCACCACCATCAAGCGTGCCTACCGTAAGCTGATGAGCGAGCACCATCCGGATAAGCTGGTGGCGAAAGGCCTGCCGCCGCAGATGATGGAGATGGCCAAGCAGAAAGCGCAGGAGATTCAGGCCGCTTACGACCTGATCAAGCGCGAGAAGGGCTTTAAGTAA
- the lptD gene encoding LPS assembly protein LptD, which yields MMPVITEFSIPRMKNRLPTLLATLIGSALYSQQGLADDLASQCMLGVPSYNRPLVEGKNTNQLPITINSDKSQGNYPDNAVFSGDVDIRQGNSRLQSDEVQLHQKMLPGKSEPTRTVDALGNVHYDDNQVILKGPKAWSNLNTKDTNVWNGDYQMVGRQGRGNADQMKLRGDNRYTILENGSFTSCLPGQNSWSVVGSEIIHDRQEQLAEIWNARFKIGPVPVFYSPYLQLPVGDKRRSGFLIPNAKYGSNSGFEFMLPYYWNIAPQADATLTPHYISRRGMQWQNEFRYLTGVGAGLMEFDYMASDKVYNNEHEDDKDSNRWLFYWNHSGIYEQHWRFNADYTKVSDPYYFTDLDSTYGSTTDGYVTQKFSIGYADTNWDATLSTKQFQIFSTNANNDVYRAEPQLDINWYQNDVGPFDTHLYAQAVKFTNVNERLPDATRLHLEPTINLPVSNGWGSLNTEAKLLATHYQQDGIEYYNSTYDTGKTNQLKDNVNRVMPQLKVDGKMVFDRDMNWSPGYTQTLEPRLQYLYVPYRDQSMIRAYDSTLLQTDYTGLFRDRTYSGLDRIASANQLTSGVTTRIFDNDLVERFNASVGQIYSFTPARTGLNTTDDDDRGSLVWAGDTYWKISDNWAARGGLQYDTRLDNVSQGNAVLEWRRDADRMVQLNYRYTSEEYIQQTLTQITNPLYQKGISQVGATASWPVADAWSVVGAWYYDTKANQPADQLLGVQYSSCCYAIRLGYERKITGWENDNSKYDNKVSFNIELRGLSPSYGLGTGQMLRQGILPYQRGF from the coding sequence ATGATGCCAGTGATCACGGAATTTTCGATACCGCGTATGAAAAATAGACTACCTACGTTGCTGGCCACCCTGATCGGCTCAGCGCTGTACAGCCAGCAGGGCCTGGCCGATGACCTCGCATCCCAGTGTATGCTCGGGGTGCCTTCCTATAACCGTCCGCTGGTAGAAGGGAAAAACACCAACCAACTGCCGATAACCATCAATTCCGACAAATCGCAGGGTAATTACCCGGATAATGCGGTCTTTAGCGGCGATGTGGATATCCGCCAGGGTAACAGCCGCCTGCAGTCCGACGAGGTGCAGCTGCATCAGAAGATGCTGCCGGGTAAAAGCGAACCCACCCGTACCGTCGACGCGCTGGGCAACGTCCACTACGACGATAACCAGGTGATCCTGAAAGGGCCGAAAGCCTGGTCTAACCTGAACACCAAAGACACCAACGTGTGGAATGGCGACTATCAGATGGTCGGCCGCCAGGGGCGCGGTAACGCTGACCAGATGAAGCTGCGCGGTGATAACCGCTACACCATTCTGGAAAACGGCTCCTTCACCTCCTGCCTGCCAGGGCAGAACAGCTGGAGCGTGGTCGGTTCCGAAATTATTCACGATCGCCAGGAGCAGCTGGCCGAGATCTGGAACGCACGCTTTAAAATCGGCCCGGTGCCGGTGTTTTACAGCCCGTACCTGCAGCTGCCGGTCGGCGATAAGCGCCGCTCGGGCTTCCTGATCCCCAACGCCAAATACGGTAGCAACAGCGGCTTTGAGTTTATGCTGCCGTACTACTGGAACATTGCGCCGCAGGCCGACGCCACGCTGACGCCGCACTACATCAGCCGCCGCGGCATGCAGTGGCAGAACGAATTCCGCTATCTGACCGGCGTCGGTGCCGGCCTGATGGAGTTCGACTATATGGCATCGGATAAAGTGTATAACAACGAGCACGAGGACGATAAAGACTCCAACCGCTGGCTGTTCTACTGGAACCATTCGGGGATCTACGAGCAGCACTGGCGCTTCAATGCCGACTACACCAAAGTCAGCGATCCCTACTACTTTACCGACCTGGACTCGACCTACGGCTCGACCACCGACGGCTATGTGACGCAAAAATTCAGTATTGGCTATGCAGATACCAACTGGGACGCCACGCTGTCGACCAAGCAGTTCCAGATCTTCTCGACCAACGCCAATAACGACGTGTATCGCGCCGAACCGCAGCTGGATATCAACTGGTACCAGAACGACGTCGGCCCCTTTGACACCCATCTGTATGCGCAGGCGGTGAAGTTTACCAACGTCAACGAACGCCTGCCGGACGCCACCCGTCTCCACCTGGAGCCGACCATCAACCTGCCGGTGTCAAATGGCTGGGGCAGTCTGAACACCGAAGCGAAACTGTTGGCAACACACTACCAGCAGGACGGCATTGAGTACTACAACAGCACCTACGATACTGGCAAAACCAACCAGCTGAAAGACAACGTTAACCGCGTGATGCCGCAGTTGAAGGTTGACGGCAAGATGGTGTTTGACCGCGATATGAACTGGTCGCCGGGCTATACCCAGACGCTGGAGCCGCGCCTGCAGTACCTGTACGTGCCGTACCGCGATCAGAGTATGATCCGCGCCTATGACTCCACGCTGCTGCAGACCGACTATACCGGCCTGTTCCGCGACCGCACCTACAGCGGCCTGGATCGCATCGCCTCGGCTAATCAGCTGACCAGCGGCGTCACCACGCGCATTTTTGATAACGATCTGGTTGAACGTTTTAACGCTTCCGTGGGTCAAATCTACTCGTTCACGCCGGCTCGTACCGGCCTGAACACCACCGATGACGATGACCGTGGCAGCCTGGTATGGGCGGGCGATACCTACTGGAAGATTAGCGACAACTGGGCAGCACGTGGTGGCCTGCAGTATGACACCCGTCTGGACAACGTCTCGCAGGGTAACGCCGTGCTGGAGTGGCGCCGTGATGCAGACCGCATGGTGCAGTTGAACTACCGTTACACCAGTGAAGAGTACATTCAGCAGACGCTGACGCAGATCACTAATCCGCTGTATCAGAAGGGGATCTCGCAGGTGGGTGCCACCGCCAGCTGGCCTGTCGCCGACGCATGGTCAGTGGTCGGGGCCTGGTATTACGATACCAAAGCCAACCAGCCCGCTGACCAGCTGCTGGGCGTGCAGTACAGCTCCTGCTGTTATGCCATTCGCCTCGGTTATGAGCGTAAAATCACCGGCTGGGAAAACGATAACAGTAAGTACGACAACAAAGTCTCGTTCAACATTGAACTGCGTGGCCTCAGCCCGAGCTACGGCTTAGGGACCGGTCAAATGCTGCGCCAGGGCATTCTGCCTTACCAGCGCGGCTTCTGA